A portion of the Candidatus Schekmanbacteria bacterium genome contains these proteins:
- a CDS encoding uroporphyrinogen decarboxylase: MKNEEMIYVQAARGKRPKTIPIVVEIQSVTSPTNKKIREKYGFEGVMRNPELSAQCTVNPILEVGYDAAIHVSDLLLPLEAMGLDITVSEQGGPTVKNAVRTMEDVKKLRVPEPEESMTVWLEAMRIAKKELTGKVPLIGWVGGPLSTSSFIIEGRMPGINAYHLMKLMMHAEPETLHGLLTKLTDFYVKSISAQAKAGADVMMLLDLHAPAVMSPEDYREFSYPYMKRMADAAKATGLPVLFASDGTSFLDSPVEELKADVLGVSWVIDITQVIKRFGGKQVVQGNLEPHVLFAPEKVIEKKVKAIVEAGKAAPAHIFSLGGWIIRSTPFEKAKFLVDLVHSL, encoded by the coding sequence ATGAAGAACGAAGAAATGATTTATGTGCAGGCAGCAAGAGGAAAGAGACCCAAGACTATTCCTATAGTCGTTGAAATCCAGAGTGTCACTTCACCGACCAATAAGAAGATAAGAGAGAAGTATGGATTTGAAGGTGTCATGAGGAATCCGGAACTCAGCGCACAATGCACGGTAAACCCAATTTTAGAAGTTGGTTATGATGCGGCAATCCATGTTTCAGACCTTCTTCTTCCTCTCGAAGCAATGGGGCTTGATATTACTGTTTCAGAGCAGGGAGGCCCGACCGTTAAAAATGCTGTCAGAACCATGGAAGACGTAAAAAAACTCAGAGTTCCTGAACCTGAAGAATCTATGACCGTCTGGCTCGAGGCAATGAGGATAGCGAAGAAAGAACTTACAGGGAAAGTCCCGCTCATAGGATGGGTAGGAGGTCCTTTAAGCACATCATCGTTTATAATCGAGGGGAGAATGCCCGGTATCAATGCCTATCACCTGATGAAACTGATGATGCATGCAGAGCCTGAAACACTTCACGGGCTTCTTACAAAGCTTACTGATTTTTACGTTAAATCAATCTCTGCACAGGCAAAAGCGGGTGCGGATGTAATGATGCTCCTTGACCTTCATGCCCCGGCAGTGATGTCCCCTGAAGATTACAGGGAGTTCTCTTATCCTTATATGAAGAGAATGGCTGATGCTGCCAAAGCTACCGGTCTGCCTGTTCTTTTTGCATCAGACGGAACAAGCTTTCTTGATTCACCTGTTGAAGAATTAAAGGCAGATGTGCTTGGTGTAAGCTGGGTTATTGATATAACACAGGTAATAAAAAGATTTGGGGGAAAACAGGTTGTTCAAGGAAACCTGGAGCCCCATGTCCTTTTTGCGCCGGAAAAAGTCATAGAAAAGAAGGTTAAGGCTATAGTAGAAGCCGGAAAAGCCGCACCTGCACATATCTTTAGCCTTGGCGGATGGATAATCAGAAGCACACCATTTGAAAAGGCAAAGTTTCTGGTAGATCTTGTGCACAGCTTGTAG
- the dmeF gene encoding CDF family Co(II)/Ni(II) efflux transporter DmeF has protein sequence MHIYNLERWQHNHDFMIIYEKGESRTMQVLVLTLLTMIVEVIAGNIFGSMALLADGWHMGTHVAAFAISIFAYRYARRHSSDPEFSFGTGKVSVLGGFASAIALSVVALVMAFESIGRLISPAEIRFNEAIIVAISGLVINLVSAFLLQDHHDHDHDHSHGAHDHDDGDDHDDHDHEHEHEEHEHDAHDDHGTHKGQHQDHNIRAAYMHVLADAFTSVLAIIALFSGKYLGWNWLDPIMGLVGATVITKWAYGLVKDTSTILLDQCIGSKTREKIKKVIEADSDNRIVDIHIWKVGPAHYATIISLVTHYEKPPEYYKSLLSGFEDITHVTIEVIPAGDEPCIVLNQ, from the coding sequence ATGCATATATATAATCTTGAGCGATGGCAGCACAATCATGATTTCATGATTATTTATGAAAAGGGTGAGAGCAGGACAATGCAGGTGCTTGTTCTTACCTTGCTAACAATGATTGTTGAAGTCATAGCCGGTAATATTTTCGGCTCCATGGCATTGCTTGCCGACGGTTGGCATATGGGCACCCATGTTGCGGCATTCGCAATTTCCATTTTTGCCTACAGGTATGCCAGACGGCATTCATCCGATCCTGAATTCAGCTTTGGGACAGGAAAAGTGAGCGTCCTCGGGGGATTTGCAAGCGCCATTGCATTATCTGTTGTAGCTCTTGTTATGGCATTTGAATCTATAGGACGTCTCATAAGCCCTGCAGAAATACGATTTAATGAAGCCATCATAGTTGCTATCTCAGGTTTGGTGATTAATCTTGTAAGCGCATTTCTCCTGCAGGATCACCATGATCATGACCACGACCATTCGCATGGCGCTCATGATCACGACGATGGCGACGACCATGACGATCATGACCACGAGCACGAGCATGAGGAGCACGAGCATGATGCTCACGATGATCATGGCACTCATAAAGGCCAACATCAGGACCATAATATAAGGGCCGCTTATATGCATGTTCTTGCCGATGCCTTCACCTCAGTGCTTGCCATAATCGCACTTTTTTCCGGCAAGTACCTTGGCTGGAACTGGCTTGATCCAATAATGGGATTAGTCGGAGCTACAGTGATAACGAAGTGGGCTTACGGTCTGGTAAAGGACACAAGCACAATCCTCCTTGACCAGTGCATAGGAAGCAAGACGCGGGAAAAAATAAAAAAAGTGATAGAAGCTGATTCAGATAACCGCATCGTGGACATTCATATATGGAAAGTCGGTCCTGCTCATTATGCCACTATAATATCTCTTGTTACACACTACGAGAAACCGCCTGAGTATTATAAAAGCCTGCTTTCCGGCTTCGAAGACATTACTCATGTTACAATCGAGGTCATTCCCGCCGGTGATGAACCATGCATTGTTTTAAATCAATAA
- a CDS encoding peptidylprolyl isomerase, with the protein MTLSNSSSISVYFTVALFLIIFVPVLLCAADSEKKASGNPIVTMKTTMGDIEIELYADKAPESVKNFLSYVNSNYYSGLIFHRVIPNFMVQGGGFTAKMLKKETKEPIKNEAGNGLTNERGTLAMARTSEVNSATAQFFINLVNNDFLNHKDESSQGFGYAVFGKVIKGLDVVDKIAEVKTTNMGPYQNVPVEPVTIISVTQLKK; encoded by the coding sequence ATGACTTTGAGCAACAGCAGCAGTATATCAGTTTACTTTACCGTCGCTTTATTTCTTATAATATTTGTTCCTGTTCTGCTATGTGCGGCTGACAGCGAAAAAAAAGCATCAGGAAATCCTATAGTAACAATGAAGACAACCATGGGGGACATTGAAATTGAACTTTATGCTGATAAGGCCCCTGAAAGTGTAAAAAATTTCCTTTCCTATGTTAACTCAAACTATTACAGCGGTCTTATATTCCACAGGGTCATACCCAATTTTATGGTACAGGGGGGCGGTTTCACTGCAAAAATGTTAAAGAAGGAAACCAAAGAACCAATAAAGAATGAGGCCGGCAACGGACTTACCAATGAACGGGGAACTTTAGCTATGGCAAGAACTTCGGAAGTAAATAGCGCCACAGCTCAGTTTTTCATAAACCTTGTAAACAACGATTTTCTTAATCACAAAGATGAATCTTCCCAGGGTTTCGGCTATGCAGTTTTTGGAAAAGTCATAAAGGGGCTTGATGTGGTTGACAAGATCGCAGAGGTAAAAACAACAAACATGGGACCCTATCAGAATGTTCCCGTTGAGCCGGTAACAATAATCTCCGTAACACAGCTGAAAAAATAA
- a CDS encoding AsmA family protein codes for MKKWLIIFGIIVVVVIALIFAGLSNLGLIIKNAINSYGPGITKTDLSVGDVSVSLFSGKAKLKDFYLGNPGGFKSPQAVKVKSIAVDVDEKSINKDVIVIDRIEILQPEISYEMKNGTDNFKKILDNMKRDNAPKEKSSEIKDGKKGKEQKIIIKDLLITDGKVNVTTQFLAEKNISIPLPEIHLANIGNAENGTTPEEIAKQILQSLQENLTSAAVTDAINSQLKDLGINVDVFGKRGQKDLDKLTNKLKGLLGK; via the coding sequence ATGAAAAAATGGTTGATTATCTTCGGAATAATTGTAGTTGTCGTAATTGCCCTCATTTTTGCAGGACTCTCTAATCTTGGTCTAATTATCAAAAACGCCATTAACTCATACGGGCCCGGAATAACCAAAACTGATTTAAGCGTCGGAGATGTAAGTGTCTCTCTTTTTTCCGGAAAGGCAAAGCTAAAAGACTTCTATCTTGGCAATCCTGGAGGTTTCAAATCTCCTCAGGCAGTGAAGGTAAAATCCATAGCAGTTGATGTTGATGAAAAGTCCATAAATAAGGATGTGATAGTCATTGACCGGATTGAAATTCTCCAGCCTGAAATAAGTTATGAGATGAAAAACGGTACAGATAATTTCAAGAAGATATTAGACAACATGAAAAGGGATAATGCCCCGAAAGAAAAATCGTCAGAGATAAAAGATGGGAAAAAAGGTAAAGAACAAAAAATTATTATAAAAGACCTGCTCATAACTGATGGGAAGGTAAATGTTACAACTCAATTCCTTGCAGAAAAAAACATAAGTATACCATTGCCGGAAATCCATCTTGCCAATATAGGCAACGCTGAAAATGGTACAACACCGGAAGAGATAGCAAAACAAATTTTACAATCTTTGCAAGAGAACTTAACGTCAGCTGCAGTCACCGATGCCATCAACAGCCAGTTAAAAGATTTGGGAATCAATGTTGATGTTTTCGGGAAGAGAGGGCAAAAAGACCTCGATAAATTGACAAACAAGTTAAAAGGGTTGCTCGGTAAATAA
- a CDS encoding Crp/Fnr family transcriptional regulator, translating to MEIKDANLISSIPLFKDLDGEILKILLSIITKKTFDKGEIVFNDGDDADGFYIVESGLVKVFKLSNDGKEQILHIIEKGGSFGEAAIFSKEPYPAYAEAIKHSTLIYIGRDRFMTLLKKYPELSLKMLASMSRYLMQFNRMIEELSLKEVSSRLASFILKEMKKARHLKKSNVTEFEIEISKVQLARQLGTVNETLYRTFKKLKERKIIDFKGKKVLVKNIDALQSLAEGNKD from the coding sequence ATGGAAATCAAAGATGCCAATTTAATAAGCAGTATTCCTCTTTTTAAAGACCTTGACGGAGAGATACTTAAAATACTGCTAAGTATCATAACAAAGAAAACTTTTGATAAGGGTGAAATTGTTTTCAATGACGGCGATGATGCTGATGGTTTTTACATTGTGGAATCAGGGCTTGTTAAAGTCTTTAAACTTTCAAATGACGGGAAAGAGCAGATTCTGCATATTATTGAAAAAGGAGGAAGTTTCGGCGAAGCTGCAATATTCTCGAAAGAACCCTATCCTGCATATGCTGAAGCGATTAAACACTCAACGCTTATTTATATTGGAAGAGATAGGTTCATGACATTGCTCAAAAAATATCCGGAGCTTAGCCTGAAGATGCTGGCGTCAATGTCAAGATATCTGATGCAGTTTAACAGGATGATCGAGGAGCTTTCTCTTAAAGAAGTATCCTCGAGACTTGCAAGTTTCATATTAAAGGAAATGAAAAAGGCAAGGCACTTGAAAAAAAGCAATGTAACAGAGTTTGAAATAGAAATAAGCAAGGTACAGCTTGCCCGCCAGCTTGGCACAGTGAATGAAACCCTTTACAGAACATTCAAGAAATTAAAAGAACGAAAAATAATAGACTTTAAAGGGAAAAAGGTACTGGTTAAGAATATCGATGCGCTTCAGTCACTGGCAGAAGGGAATAAAGATTAG
- a CDS encoding NAD-dependent epimerase/dehydratase family protein has translation MILVTGSAGHIGKRLSERLINDGIDFIGIDYMCNPELPLYKCRKMDVRDRSIFDLIKENKVSSVIHMAFSTKPKMDAKTRYDIDINGSKNIAACAGKNGVKNIVFISSCRVYGNSAEKGGIYDKEGNYLNPGDDLYANDKIKAENIFIEAAAKYGFRLAILRLGAVCLPGGREGIGGMIKNTSENGRFIRLSGKNPPIPLVHINDVINASMNAVGKEGIFDVYAKDKMTLSEIFSEAAMLGGRKPFPITLPEKPAVAILWLLWKLGISPIPPLFVKMLGYDITRDIKKTVNVLGKPAYTVRQIIDDIVNG, from the coding sequence ATGATTCTTGTAACAGGATCAGCAGGACATATCGGGAAAAGGCTGTCAGAGAGGCTTATTAATGATGGTATCGATTTTATCGGTATTGACTATATGTGTAATCCTGAACTTCCTCTTTATAAATGCAGAAAGATGGATGTCCGTGACAGGAGCATTTTTGACCTTATTAAAGAGAATAAGGTTAGCTCAGTAATCCATATGGCATTTTCCACCAAACCCAAGATGGATGCAAAAACAAGGTATGACATTGATATTAATGGTTCAAAAAATATAGCAGCGTGCGCAGGAAAAAATGGCGTGAAAAATATCGTTTTCATAAGCAGCTGCCGTGTTTACGGAAACTCTGCAGAGAAGGGCGGTATTTATGATAAGGAAGGCAATTACTTAAACCCCGGAGATGACCTTTATGCGAATGACAAAATCAAGGCGGAAAATATCTTTATAGAGGCTGCTGCAAAATACGGGTTTCGGCTTGCGATCTTGAGGCTTGGCGCAGTGTGCTTGCCCGGAGGAAGAGAAGGAATAGGTGGCATGATTAAAAATACATCAGAGAACGGTAGATTTATAAGACTTTCAGGCAAGAATCCGCCAATCCCTCTTGTTCATATAAATGACGTGATTAATGCATCTATGAATGCAGTTGGTAAGGAAGGGATTTTTGATGTTTATGCAAAAGATAAGATGACGCTTTCTGAAATATTTTCCGAGGCAGCAATGCTTGGCGGGCGAAAACCATTTCCGATTACTCTCCCGGAAAAGCCTGCTGTTGCAATACTCTGGCTTCTCTGGAAGCTTGGCATCTCTCCAATACCTCCGCTTTTTGTGAAAATGCTGGGTTATGATATTACCAGAGACATTAAAAAAACGGTTAATGTTCTCGGCAAACCAGCATATACTGTTCGTCAGATTATAGATGATATAGTTAACGGCTGA
- a CDS encoding methyltransferase domain-containing protein — translation MKKEKIDASYIMELSDDYGRSAILHTAVNLDIFSKLSSKPATVYDLARKIKASRRGTSILLHALAGMGLIKKKREKFFNSPSSEEFLVKGKKRYYGHMVEFDAMQWPYWGMLEESVVSGTSAKIPDMFQADPEQVRKFIMGMHSIAMARGDAVHLAKKIKLKGHKKLIDIGGGPGTFAIQFCIANPDLEAAVFDLPATLKITAEVIEQFRMKKRIKMIPGDYNNDEIPEGYDVAFLSNIIHAENEKDNCALMKKIYSSLNPGGMIMIKDHILDKTGTMPSDGAVFAVTMLLFTKGNCYKFIEVKDWLQQAGFKKVSLIEPGPPMWSQLVTAVK, via the coding sequence ATGAAAAAAGAGAAAATTGATGCATCTTATATAATGGAACTTTCAGATGATTATGGCCGGTCTGCCATTCTCCATACAGCAGTGAATCTGGACATTTTCTCAAAACTTTCCTCAAAACCCGCTACAGTTTACGACCTTGCAAGAAAGATAAAAGCCAGCAGACGCGGCACGTCAATTTTGCTTCATGCGCTTGCCGGAATGGGGCTCATTAAAAAGAAGAGAGAAAAATTCTTCAATTCGCCTAGCTCTGAAGAGTTCCTTGTTAAGGGGAAAAAACGATATTATGGGCATATGGTTGAGTTCGATGCAATGCAATGGCCGTACTGGGGGATGCTTGAAGAATCGGTAGTAAGCGGAACATCCGCGAAAATCCCTGACATGTTTCAGGCTGATCCCGAGCAAGTGAGAAAATTCATAATGGGGATGCACAGTATTGCAATGGCAAGAGGGGATGCTGTGCATCTTGCAAAAAAGATTAAACTAAAAGGTCATAAGAAGCTTATTGATATCGGCGGCGGACCCGGGACTTTTGCGATTCAGTTCTGCATTGCTAACCCGGATCTTGAAGCAGCCGTGTTTGACCTACCCGCTACCCTTAAAATTACGGCAGAAGTAATTGAGCAGTTCAGAATGAAGAAAAGAATAAAGATGATTCCAGGCGATTACAACAACGATGAAATCCCTGAAGGATATGATGTCGCTTTTCTTTCAAATATAATCCATGCAGAAAATGAAAAAGATAATTGCGCACTTATGAAGAAAATCTATAGTTCATTGAACCCCGGCGGTATGATTATGATAAAAGATCATATCCTCGACAAAACCGGCACTATGCCTTCCGATGGAGCGGTCTTTGCAGTTACCATGCTCCTCTTTACAAAGGGGAACTGTTATAAATTTATTGAAGTGAAGGACTGGCTCCAGCAGGCAGGGTTTAAAAAAGTATCTCTAATTGAACCTGGCCCTCCCATGTGGTCTCAACTTGTAACTGCGGTAAAATAA
- a CDS encoding sugar phosphate isomerase/epimerase: protein MGFRTFYHVPFQFIERFLHIIIERRLNLEIYFNAEILDSTPPHIYETTARKLSDAGIETTIHSPFMDLSPGGIDKKIREISLERMKQLMAAASFFNPASIVVHPGFDKWRFGGAEDKWLENSISTWQEVLNFIPGGRTIVCLENVFEEYPDPLITLCKSLGNRKFKICFDTGHFNLFAKIAMDEWIEQIIGYIGEIHLHDNSGINDEHNAIGSGTVNFQRLFELIKGREDIILTVEAHTSDNAVKSMERLKELLQ, encoded by the coding sequence TTGGGTTTTAGAACTTTTTATCATGTCCCTTTCCAGTTCATAGAAAGATTTTTACACATCATAATCGAAAGGCGCTTAAATCTTGAAATCTATTTTAACGCTGAAATTTTAGATTCTACCCCACCGCACATATACGAAACAACAGCACGGAAACTTTCAGATGCAGGGATAGAAACAACCATCCATTCCCCTTTCATGGACTTAAGCCCGGGAGGCATAGATAAAAAAATAAGAGAGATAAGCCTTGAACGGATGAAACAGCTCATGGCCGCTGCTTCATTCTTTAATCCTGCATCAATAGTAGTGCACCCGGGTTTTGACAAGTGGAGATTTGGAGGAGCTGAAGATAAGTGGCTTGAAAACAGTATTTCCACATGGCAGGAAGTTTTGAATTTCATCCCGGGAGGAAGAACTATTGTCTGCCTTGAAAATGTATTTGAGGAATATCCTGACCCGCTAATAACGCTTTGCAAGTCATTGGGAAACCGCAAGTTTAAAATATGCTTTGACACCGGGCATTTTAATCTTTTTGCAAAGATTGCAATGGATGAATGGATTGAACAAATAATCGGCTACATAGGAGAAATACACCTTCACGATAACTCCGGAATAAATGACGAACACAATGCCATTGGCAGCGGCACAGTGAACTTCCAGAGGCTCTTTGAACTTATCAAAGGCAGGGAAGATATCATCCTTACAGTTGAAGCACACACCAGCGATAACGCCGTAAAAAGCATGGAACGTCTCAAAGAGCTCCTTCAATAG
- a CDS encoding bifunctional proline dehydrogenase/L-glutamate gamma-semialdehyde dehydrogenase, with amino-acid sequence MQEFIRKIEPDIKRHGELLFKRVKEHASHSHRAEIWENEIMEWCMKDEYLKKQVLTFIDVYPSLKTPAQLVKHMKEYFPTGEHRLPVNLRLASTAAKGGVITSGFISAATHWSIERMARKFIAGDNIEHALNAIKSIEAEGMTFTFDILGEATTSEEQAERYVNSYINLIEGLSTHNEFSTVENRINVSVKISSLYSQFDPLNSTGTSLIVRSRLKKILDCALRFSADVTIDMEQYSYRDLTLRIIEDMFENGEIPDSCIIGIVLQAYLKDSKSQLQRTLAWLKRKGKKLNIRLVKGAYWDYETIISKANRWESPVFENKDMTDANFEILSAMLFENSDCVNAAFASHNIRSIATAIALAEEMGVNKDAFEFQLLYGMGDPIKKALVDGGYRVRVYAPFGEIIPGMGYLVRRILENTSNNSFLMKSFFHEEPVASLLESPHEIITPQTVYSKKEESTGFQIEPLADFSILQNREEILKEIGHVKSKTGRHYPLIIGGKRKETSEWISSLNPSDPDMVVGFSAKASREDAGRAVEEASKAFERWKKVPHDRRCEYLFNAAKIMRRNRFELAALEMIECGKPAREADADVCEAVDYLNYYAYEIMRLGSPRILDPIHGETNTYSYIPRGVAVVISPWNFPLAILTGMASAAIAAGNTVIMKPAEQSPVIAYRLMEIFEEAGIPDGVVNLISGKGEEAGAYLVSHPGIDLIAFTGSMEVGLKINETAAQTGKFQKNIKKVIAEMGGKNALIIDSDADMDEAVKATVASAFGYSGQKCSACSRVIVLKDIYDHFVMRLKESTAGIKIGSAEEPSTFIGPLIDGNALDKVRKYIELGKKEAETIYETPSIFLPEKGYFAGPAIFACSGNTCAIAGDEIFGPVLSVFRADNIEEAIKLANGSRYALTGGILSRSPANIQKVKQELNAGNIYINRKITGAIVGRQPFGGYKMSGTGSKAGGPDYLLQFMIPVSVTENIMRHGYAPIEEE; translated from the coding sequence ATGCAGGAGTTTATAAGAAAAATCGAGCCAGACATAAAAAGGCACGGTGAGCTGCTTTTTAAAAGGGTCAAGGAACATGCCTCTCATTCACATCGCGCCGAGATATGGGAAAACGAAATAATGGAATGGTGCATGAAGGATGAATATCTTAAAAAACAGGTACTCACTTTCATTGATGTCTATCCTTCCCTTAAAACTCCGGCACAGCTTGTAAAGCACATGAAAGAATATTTTCCCACCGGAGAACATCGCCTGCCGGTAAATCTCCGCCTTGCCTCAACTGCAGCAAAGGGGGGAGTTATAACATCAGGTTTTATTTCAGCGGCCACCCATTGGAGCATTGAAAGGATGGCAAGGAAGTTTATCGCAGGAGACAATATAGAGCATGCCCTTAATGCCATAAAATCCATAGAGGCAGAGGGAATGACCTTTACCTTCGATATCCTCGGCGAGGCGACAACAAGCGAGGAGCAGGCTGAACGCTATGTGAATTCCTACATAAACCTGATTGAAGGACTTTCAACGCACAATGAGTTCAGCACCGTAGAAAACAGGATAAATGTATCAGTAAAGATCTCATCACTCTATTCACAGTTTGATCCTCTAAACAGTACCGGTACATCATTGATTGTACGAAGCAGGCTGAAGAAGATTCTCGATTGTGCTCTAAGATTCTCCGCTGATGTCACCATAGATATGGAGCAATACTCTTACAGGGACCTCACATTGCGAATCATAGAAGATATGTTTGAAAATGGAGAAATTCCTGATTCATGCATTATCGGGATTGTCCTCCAGGCATATCTTAAAGATTCGAAATCCCAGCTTCAAAGGACGCTTGCATGGCTTAAGCGCAAGGGAAAAAAGCTCAATATAAGACTTGTCAAAGGTGCTTACTGGGACTATGAAACCATAATCTCAAAGGCTAACCGGTGGGAGTCTCCTGTTTTTGAAAATAAAGACATGACTGATGCGAATTTTGAGATCCTTTCTGCCATGCTGTTTGAAAACAGTGATTGTGTAAATGCAGCTTTTGCAAGCCATAATATTAGAAGCATTGCAACAGCCATAGCACTTGCTGAAGAAATGGGCGTTAATAAAGATGCATTTGAATTCCAGCTTCTCTACGGAATGGGCGACCCAATAAAAAAAGCTCTAGTTGATGGAGGATACAGGGTAAGAGTCTATGCTCCCTTCGGAGAAATCATTCCGGGCATGGGATATCTTGTAAGAAGGATACTGGAAAATACTTCAAACAATTCCTTCCTGATGAAAAGCTTCTTTCATGAAGAACCGGTTGCCAGCCTCCTTGAAAGCCCGCATGAAATTATTACTCCACAGACAGTCTATTCTAAAAAAGAAGAATCAACAGGCTTTCAAATAGAACCCCTTGCTGATTTCTCGATTCTACAAAACCGGGAAGAAATCTTAAAAGAAATCGGGCATGTAAAATCAAAAACAGGCAGGCACTATCCACTTATAATCGGAGGCAAAAGGAAGGAGACATCAGAGTGGATTTCCTCCTTAAATCCTTCTGACCCTGATATGGTTGTAGGATTTTCAGCAAAAGCATCCCGCGAAGATGCCGGGAGAGCTGTTGAAGAAGCGTCAAAAGCATTTGAGAGATGGAAAAAAGTTCCCCATGACAGGCGCTGCGAATATCTTTTTAACGCAGCCAAAATAATGCGCAGAAACCGTTTTGAGCTTGCAGCTCTTGAGATGATAGAATGCGGAAAGCCTGCAAGGGAAGCAGATGCTGATGTCTGCGAGGCGGTAGATTATTTAAATTATTATGCCTATGAGATTATGAGGCTTGGTTCTCCGCGCATCCTCGATCCTATACATGGCGAGACAAACACCTATTCCTATATTCCAAGAGGGGTGGCAGTTGTAATATCTCCCTGGAATTTTCCTCTTGCTATCCTTACAGGAATGGCATCAGCCGCTATTGCGGCCGGAAATACAGTCATCATGAAACCCGCAGAGCAGTCTCCAGTGATCGCATACAGGCTTATGGAAATTTTTGAAGAAGCAGGTATCCCGGATGGCGTCGTAAATTTGATTTCAGGTAAAGGTGAAGAAGCGGGCGCATATCTTGTAAGTCATCCGGGAATCGACCTCATAGCATTTACCGGTTCAATGGAAGTCGGGCTTAAAATAAATGAGACTGCCGCACAAACCGGAAAATTTCAGAAAAATATTAAAAAGGTCATTGCCGAGATGGGCGGGAAAAATGCCCTTATCATTGACAGTGATGCAGACATGGACGAAGCGGTAAAAGCCACAGTAGCGTCGGCCTTCGGTTACTCCGGGCAGAAATGTTCAGCCTGCTCGCGTGTCATAGTATTAAAAGACATATATGATCATTTTGTGATGAGATTAAAAGAAAGCACGGCAGGTATAAAAATCGGGTCTGCTGAAGAACCTTCAACATTTATAGGGCCCCTTATCGACGGCAATGCCCTCGACAAGGTCAGGAAATACATTGAGCTTGGAAAGAAAGAAGCGGAGACTATTTACGAAACCCCTTCAATATTTCTTCCTGAAAAGGGATATTTTGCAGGGCCTGCCATATTCGCATGCAGCGGCAATACATGTGCTATAGCAGGAGACGAGATATTCGGGCCAGTACTTTCAGTTTTCCGTGCAGACAACATAGAAGAAGCAATAAAGCTTGCAAACGGAAGCAGGTATGCGCTCACAGGGGGTATATTATCCAGAAGTCCTGCAAACATCCAAAAAGTAAAACAGGAACTGAATGCAGGCAACATCTATATAAACAGGAAGATAACAGGCGCTATCGTTGGAAGGCAGCCATTCGGGGGATATAAAATGTCCGGCACAGGTTCAAAGGCCGGCGGACCGGATTATCTGCTTCAGTTCATGATACCGGTATCTGTAACTGAAAATATTATGAGACATGGCTACGCACCAATTGAAGAAGAGTGA